In the Pyrolobus fumarii 1A genome, one interval contains:
- a CDS encoding 4Fe-4S dicluster domain-containing protein: MPRPVVIEDLCKGCGLCIGICPVNAMHKAGKYDKPLLTITGQKFNNQGYPVVEVVEPADRCTGCLLCEHICPDLAIYVKK, encoded by the coding sequence ATGCCCAGGCCCGTCGTGATAGAGGACTTGTGTAAGGGCTGCGGCCTCTGCATAGGCATCTGCCCCGTCAACGCCATGCACAAGGCGGGCAAGTACGACAAGCCACTGTTAACCATAACCGGGCAGAAGTTCAACAACCAGGGCTACCCCGTGGTAGAAGTCGTAGAGCCCGCCGACAGATGCACAGGATGCCTCCTATGCGAACACATCTGCCCAGACCTAGCGATATATGTAAAGAAGTAA
- a CDS encoding 2-oxoacid:acceptor oxidoreductase subunit alpha, which yields MQLKPLVKLQEEPPKLPVKPGYYFESGAWAIAIGAILAGARFFAFYPIEPATDIAEALVELFPRAGGVVIQTEDEISALAAAIGASWAGVKAFTATSGPGMSLMTEHISYAVMTETPVVIIDGMRAGPSTGQATKASQQDVMQAKWGAHGDYEIIAYSPSSAQELLEYTIKAFNAAERWRVPAFILADKMTVLLMENVKVPDPSEVVRVDRKRPRVPPGDPNFKPFEPEEDLVPPMPRFGEGYGIHVTGVTHNELGVAVSDDPIVHHQLVKRLCDKIRKNRDKIVEYEVFGDENPTHVIVAYGFVARAARRAVRMLREKGVKAALFRPITLWPFPGPELARFARNAEKILVAEMNYGQVVHLVAEHVGGWERVELEPRIGELPPTPEELAERLVSKA from the coding sequence GTGCAGCTAAAGCCCCTGGTTAAGCTGCAGGAGGAGCCTCCAAAGCTGCCCGTAAAGCCGGGCTACTACTTCGAGTCTGGCGCGTGGGCTATCGCGATAGGCGCTATCCTGGCTGGTGCCAGGTTCTTCGCCTTCTACCCGATAGAGCCTGCGACCGACATCGCCGAGGCGCTTGTAGAGCTATTCCCGAGGGCCGGCGGAGTGGTCATCCAGACCGAGGATGAGATATCAGCGTTGGCTGCCGCGATAGGAGCTTCGTGGGCGGGTGTCAAGGCGTTCACGGCTACGAGCGGTCCCGGCATGAGCCTCATGACGGAGCATATCAGCTATGCTGTGATGACCGAGACCCCTGTGGTGATAATCGACGGTATGAGGGCTGGGCCTAGCACGGGCCAGGCCACAAAGGCCTCGCAGCAGGATGTTATGCAGGCGAAGTGGGGTGCGCACGGCGACTACGAGATCATAGCCTACTCGCCGTCTAGCGCCCAGGAGCTACTCGAGTACACGATCAAGGCGTTTAACGCTGCTGAGAGGTGGAGGGTGCCCGCATTCATCCTCGCGGATAAGATGACCGTCCTGCTAATGGAGAACGTGAAGGTGCCAGACCCGTCTGAAGTGGTGCGCGTCGATAGGAAGAGGCCGCGTGTGCCACCAGGCGACCCCAACTTCAAGCCATTCGAGCCCGAGGAGGACCTGGTGCCACCGATGCCCAGGTTCGGCGAGGGATACGGCATCCACGTCACGGGCGTCACGCACAACGAGCTTGGCGTGGCGGTAAGCGATGATCCGATCGTGCACCACCAGCTGGTCAAGAGGCTGTGTGACAAGATACGCAAGAACCGCGACAAGATCGTCGAGTACGAGGTGTTCGGCGACGAGAATCCGACTCACGTGATAGTCGCGTATGGGTTCGTGGCTCGCGCGGCGAGGAGAGCTGTGAGGATGCTCCGCGAGAAGGGTGTGAAGGCGGCTCTCTTCCGCCCGATCACGCTATGGCCGTTCCCCGGTCCGGAGCTCGCAAGGTTCGCGAGGAACGCCGAGAAGATACTCGTGGCGGAGATGAACTATGGGCAGGTGGTGCACCTTGTGGCCGAGCATGTTGGCGGCTGGGAGAGGGTCGAGCTAGAGCCTAGGATTGGTGAACTCCCACCAACCCCCGAGGAGCTAGCAGAGAGGCTCGTATCCAAAGCCTGA
- a CDS encoding 4-hydroxyphenylacetate 3-hydroxylase family protein yields MGLRKPEEYIQAIRHRKKAEIYVLGEQVEDVTKHPFLKPTVRAYAVTYEAAWDPALRKLAVAYSPYINEEVNRFNHIHQSREDLEAKVKLLRALSHKVGACVQRCVGWDAINALHIVTHMIDKKKGSDYHKRFIEFLKYVQKNDIALAGAMTDVKGVRSLRPHQQPNPDAYVRVVEVRDDGIVVRGAKMSITGVVTSEEIIVMPTRAMTEKDEAYAISFAVPLDTEGIKIIVGRQVNDCRRFEENEIDSLPGAFNHEAMIIFDDVFVPWERVFMFKEWEFAYPLVEIFSSYHRHAYGGCKSGLADIIIGAAYNLAKQMGIADKHHIREKLVEMVFLTEAMYAASIAASWRGRKMGSGCYWVDPMFSNVAKQLVTRFPYEIARLSHDIAGGVLGTAPSAKDFMHPKLKPLLEKYFQCLPDYPAEHRLRMVRLLENISLGVMFLIESLHGAGSPAAQRIMMGRLYDFEKAEKIAKYLARIEKELPEEIRGKPEPWRSDIEE; encoded by the coding sequence TTGGGGCTTAGGAAGCCCGAGGAGTATATCCAGGCTATAAGGCATAGGAAGAAGGCCGAGATCTACGTGCTTGGCGAGCAGGTAGAGGATGTGACTAAGCACCCCTTCCTAAAGCCCACCGTAAGGGCATACGCGGTAACCTATGAGGCTGCGTGGGACCCTGCCCTCAGGAAGCTCGCTGTGGCCTACAGCCCCTACATAAACGAGGAAGTTAACAGGTTCAACCATATTCACCAGTCTCGCGAGGACCTCGAGGCTAAGGTTAAGCTGCTGCGCGCCCTGAGCCACAAGGTAGGCGCGTGCGTCCAGCGCTGTGTCGGATGGGACGCGATAAACGCCCTTCACATCGTCACCCACATGATCGACAAGAAGAAGGGGTCAGATTACCACAAGAGGTTCATAGAGTTCCTCAAGTACGTCCAGAAGAATGACATTGCCCTAGCCGGCGCTATGACCGATGTTAAGGGTGTGCGCTCCCTCCGTCCACACCAGCAGCCCAACCCAGACGCCTATGTGAGGGTAGTCGAGGTACGTGATGATGGCATAGTGGTTAGAGGCGCCAAGATGAGCATCACTGGCGTCGTCACATCCGAGGAGATTATAGTCATGCCCACGCGCGCAATGACAGAGAAGGACGAGGCTTACGCCATATCCTTTGCCGTGCCCCTCGACACCGAGGGCATAAAGATCATCGTTGGCAGGCAGGTGAACGATTGCCGCCGCTTCGAGGAGAACGAGATAGACTCGCTACCCGGCGCCTTCAACCACGAGGCAATGATAATCTTCGACGATGTCTTCGTGCCATGGGAGAGGGTCTTCATGTTCAAGGAGTGGGAGTTCGCCTACCCGCTCGTCGAGATATTCTCCAGCTACCACCGCCACGCGTACGGCGGCTGCAAGTCAGGCCTAGCGGATATCATCATCGGCGCTGCCTACAACCTAGCCAAGCAGATGGGCATCGCCGATAAGCACCACATACGCGAGAAGCTCGTCGAGATGGTCTTCCTCACCGAGGCCATGTACGCCGCTAGCATCGCCGCATCCTGGCGCGGCAGGAAGATGGGCAGCGGGTGCTACTGGGTAGACCCCATGTTCTCCAACGTCGCTAAACAGCTAGTCACCAGGTTCCCATACGAGATAGCGAGGCTAAGCCACGATATCGCCGGTGGCGTGCTCGGCACAGCGCCAAGCGCCAAGGACTTCATGCACCCGAAGCTCAAGCCACTCCTCGAGAAGTACTTCCAGTGCCTGCCAGACTACCCGGCCGAGCACAGGCTGAGGATGGTGAGGCTACTAGAGAACATTAGCCTTGGCGTCATGTTCCTGATCGAGAGTCTGCACGGCGCCGGCAGCCCAGCCGCACAGAGGATAATGATGGGCAGGCTCTACGACTTCGAGAAGGCCGAGAAGATCGCCAAGTACCTGGCTAGGATAGAGAAGGAGCTACCCGAGGAGATACGCGGGAAGCCCGAGCCCTGGAGGAGCGACATAGAGGAGTAA
- a CDS encoding thiamine pyrophosphate-dependent enzyme codes for MALVEAKRDWLSEARERLTREHPVGRYARARALPHTLCPGCGAGTVMSVFLHAVKELVDKGKLDPKKLVVISGIGCTGRLSGFMGFDSMHTTHGRPIAFAMGVKLANPELKVVVISGDADLLSIGLNHTLQAARRNIDMTVIMVNNFNIAMSGGEPTVTTPEGSRTKYVPGGRSIERPFNVPLLLKTAGATYVARWTTFHLIQLKNSIKEALLRKGFSFIEVISQCPVLYGRYNNFREPWAMVEYFAKNSRPVRDPEKEIFEASIEFGKPILVGVFHRDDSKPEYTERVYQVHGLTEG; via the coding sequence ATGGCGCTCGTGGAGGCGAAGCGTGACTGGCTCTCCGAGGCCAGAGAGAGGCTAACGAGAGAGCACCCCGTGGGCCGCTACGCTAGAGCCAGGGCGCTGCCACACACCCTATGCCCCGGCTGCGGCGCCGGCACGGTGATGAGCGTCTTCCTGCATGCTGTGAAGGAGCTTGTAGACAAGGGGAAGCTTGACCCCAAGAAGCTAGTGGTCATCTCGGGCATCGGGTGCACGGGCAGGCTAAGCGGCTTCATGGGCTTTGACTCCATGCACACTACCCACGGCCGCCCCATAGCCTTCGCCATGGGCGTTAAGCTGGCAAACCCCGAGCTGAAGGTGGTCGTCATTAGCGGCGATGCCGACCTGCTAAGCATAGGGCTTAACCATACGCTGCAAGCCGCGAGGCGCAACATCGACATGACGGTCATAATGGTGAACAACTTCAACATAGCGATGAGCGGTGGCGAGCCCACCGTAACCACACCGGAGGGCTCGAGGACCAAGTACGTGCCCGGAGGCAGGAGCATCGAGAGGCCGTTCAACGTCCCGTTGCTGCTCAAGACCGCTGGCGCGACATACGTGGCCAGGTGGACCACATTCCACCTCATCCAGTTGAAGAATAGCATCAAGGAGGCGCTTCTACGCAAAGGCTTCAGCTTCATCGAGGTGATCTCGCAGTGCCCGGTGCTCTACGGCAGGTACAACAACTTCAGGGAGCCCTGGGCCATGGTAGAGTACTTCGCGAAGAACAGTAGGCCTGTGAGAGACCCCGAGAAGGAGATCTTCGAGGCTAGCATCGAGTTCGGCAAGCCTATACTCGTGGGAGTCTTCCACCGCGACGACTCGAAGCCCGAGTACACCGAGAGGGTGTATCAGGTGCACGGGCTCACCGAGGGGTGA
- a CDS encoding fumarate hydratase: MDRKLLVDAIVEAIRIAETRLPLDVYEAIRSAAERSEGAAKAQLQAVLRNIEVAAREGRPICQDTGLLTFYVWYPSGFPMGMREVEEAIIEAVRRATREVPLRPNAVHPVTGRNSGDNTGLHVPVIHWLPAKSERLEIVVVPKGGGSEYPARLYMVPPAKGLEAALEKVIDAVVEAGGLPCPPTIVGVGIGGTVEETMFLAKYAATVREVGSRNSDPRIARLEEMLVEELNKLEIGPMGLGGYPTVLDVHIEVAHRHPATYPVAVAFNCWAARRARLVVEPSGEWRIASRHYTP, from the coding sequence ATGGACAGGAAGCTCCTCGTGGACGCTATAGTAGAGGCTATCCGTATCGCCGAGACGAGGCTACCCCTGGACGTCTATGAGGCTATTCGTTCTGCCGCGGAGAGGAGCGAGGGTGCCGCGAAGGCGCAGCTGCAAGCGGTGCTTAGGAACATAGAGGTGGCGGCGAGGGAGGGGCGCCCGATCTGCCAGGATACGGGGCTCCTAACCTTCTACGTGTGGTACCCGAGCGGCTTCCCAATGGGAATGAGGGAGGTTGAGGAGGCCATAATCGAGGCTGTTAGGAGGGCTACGAGGGAGGTCCCGCTGAGGCCTAACGCCGTGCATCCGGTCACCGGTAGGAACTCGGGGGACAACACCGGGCTCCACGTGCCCGTAATACACTGGCTGCCAGCTAAAAGCGAAAGGCTCGAGATTGTTGTGGTGCCCAAGGGTGGTGGCTCGGAGTACCCCGCTAGGCTCTACATGGTGCCGCCAGCCAAGGGCCTCGAGGCCGCGCTAGAGAAGGTGATTGACGCGGTTGTTGAGGCTGGTGGGCTCCCATGCCCGCCGACCATTGTTGGCGTGGGCATCGGCGGCACGGTGGAGGAGACAATGTTCCTAGCGAAGTATGCGGCTACGGTACGCGAGGTTGGCTCCAGGAACAGTGACCCTAGGATAGCGAGGCTCGAAGAGATGCTAGTAGAGGAGCTGAACAAGCTAGAGATTGGCCCCATGGGGCTGGGCGGTTACCCCACAGTGCTAGACGTGCACATTGAGGTTGCTCATAGGCACCCTGCCACATACCCAGTCGCTGTGGCGTTTAACTGCTGGGCGGCCCGCCGCGCCAGGCTAGTCGTAGAGCCAAGCGGCGAGTGGAGAATAGCCTCCAGGCACTACACGCCGTAA
- the pheA gene encoding prephenate dehydratase — protein sequence MVGEELGRALRELIEAAVRLEEVARRVGPPPVPEDTPGWLRPALVRLVGLAAGGSPRVSFLGPRGSFSHEAVRAVFGGAAREMPAHSISAAVTMLVEGVVDYAVVPYENSIEGPVGETLRALAESADVVRVWAEYVHPIVLVLAARSDGEVRKVYGHPHALGEARDWLERNLPHAELIPVASTSKAAEMAAREDGAAAVCSRLAAELYGLRIVAEGLATRPNFTRFLVLHHRDNPETGSKTSIVAAVRHEPGSLYRLLEVFAERRINLTMIYSYPVPGSPWSYYFFIDMEGSRRDEKIREALEEAEKRALWLRVLGSYPVLHG from the coding sequence GTGGTGGGCGAGGAGCTCGGCAGGGCCCTGAGGGAGCTTATCGAGGCTGCCGTGAGGCTAGAGGAGGTTGCCCGGCGTGTTGGGCCACCCCCGGTGCCGGAAGACACACCGGGTTGGCTTCGCCCTGCTCTTGTGAGGCTCGTGGGGTTGGCTGCTGGGGGGTCGCCGAGGGTCTCGTTCCTGGGGCCTCGCGGGAGCTTCTCCCACGAGGCTGTCCGTGCGGTCTTTGGCGGCGCTGCCAGGGAGATGCCGGCTCATAGCATATCCGCGGCGGTCACGATGCTCGTCGAGGGTGTTGTGGATTACGCGGTGGTACCCTACGAGAATAGCATTGAGGGCCCGGTGGGCGAGACGCTGAGAGCCCTCGCGGAGAGCGCGGATGTCGTGAGGGTCTGGGCGGAGTACGTGCACCCGATCGTGCTGGTGCTCGCGGCTAGGAGCGATGGCGAGGTGCGCAAGGTGTATGGGCACCCGCATGCGCTGGGAGAGGCGAGGGACTGGCTTGAGCGCAACCTGCCGCACGCTGAGCTGATACCCGTGGCCTCCACAAGCAAGGCGGCTGAGATGGCTGCGCGCGAGGATGGAGCGGCGGCCGTCTGCTCGAGGCTAGCGGCTGAGCTCTACGGGTTGCGCATAGTGGCCGAGGGGCTAGCAACACGGCCGAACTTCACACGGTTCCTCGTGCTGCACCACAGGGATAACCCGGAGACGGGCTCGAAGACGAGCATAGTGGCTGCTGTCCGGCACGAACCCGGGAGCCTCTATAGGCTGCTCGAGGTGTTCGCGGAGAGGAGGATAAACCTCACCATGATCTACTCGTACCCTGTGCCGGGCAGCCCCTGGAGCTACTACTTCTTCATAGACATGGAGGGGTCTAGGCGCGACGAGAAGATCCGGGAGGCCCTCGAGGAGGCCGAGAAGAGGGCATTGTGGCTCCGCGTCCTGGGCTCCTACCCCGTCCTCCACGGGTAG
- a CDS encoding 2-oxoacid:acceptor oxidoreductase family protein yields the protein MEARSLDVRITGIGGQGVLTIAKILGSVAVQEGRYVTLIQKFDAFISGGESTAEMRLSEQPIDFPLFKEADVTVFLAPKTVPRYAHLVKPGSIVIVNSDAVKTLPDLNAKVYSIPASSTAIRLGNLRAANMVVLGALVAVVPLVDPNKVADAIAKRYPKFAELNTKAFWEGYKMVKGEVSG from the coding sequence GTGGAGGCGCGCTCGCTCGACGTGAGGATAACGGGGATAGGCGGGCAGGGAGTGCTCACAATCGCGAAGATACTGGGTAGCGTCGCCGTCCAGGAGGGCAGGTACGTGACGCTAATCCAGAAGTTCGACGCGTTCATATCGGGCGGCGAGAGCACCGCCGAGATGAGGCTCTCAGAGCAACCCATAGACTTCCCGCTATTCAAGGAGGCTGACGTCACCGTATTCCTAGCGCCGAAGACGGTGCCGCGCTACGCGCACCTAGTGAAGCCCGGAAGCATCGTCATCGTGAACTCGGACGCGGTTAAGACACTACCAGATCTCAACGCCAAGGTCTACAGCATACCAGCCTCGAGCACTGCCATACGCCTCGGTAACCTACGAGCAGCCAACATGGTAGTCCTCGGCGCACTCGTAGCGGTGGTCCCGCTAGTCGACCCGAACAAGGTTGCAGACGCCATCGCAAAGAGATACCCGAAGTTCGCCGAGCTCAACACCAAGGCCTTCTGGGAGGGATACAAGATGGTCAAGGGGGAGGTGAGCGGGTGA
- a CDS encoding phosphoadenosine phosphosulfate reductase family protein translates to MARRVTGEAATRLFRSIMRVVWWSEELGVPVFDKGGCRGVCWKLRLTQPGDLRPAFERDVEVTREAIEYSLGGEAAKRLLPGGSLVLLNRVQAIDAADEVIVGGRTIGTRMFDLYRRRWVFKPDYFGAVLLYREGLGPRARSRVPLRPGSVIERSDLRVYEEPREPGLFLVLSDGRRFGVGKLLETGAVRVQKVFDAPPRRALESWEASRATLDDIIEANVEHLEALEEEAVGWLRSVLDRGEPMVALSGGKDSTVAAAIAVEAGVSRGYFFDTGIEFPETVETAERVADALGLELLEISAGDTFWRALEIYGPPARDYRWCCKVVKFGPLERGLRPHVRGSLLTITGQRAFESTARAQAGRLAPSATTGRHGDLVAAPIQHWTSLEVHMYIQWKRLPLNPLYTMGYERVGCYLCPASRLAEIEAVRDTHARLWRRWESALHRFAKRASLPREWVEYGFWRWRFAYPAEIEALAKRLGLNPRELLRRSMLLYATLSIEPTPDGRVARVLHPRTRLDRIDLDAYERLLSATRLRDRASREGDHVRITDEELGVEARVYSDARVEIIGEPRDANKFGAFARRVLAPLYMIGACGGCAVCVSSCPTGAMIAPHTVDTNKCRSCSICVNVCPAGGKLATHAVRLLEESVTSQKRPKTSTGRKTTRKPNKHRGR, encoded by the coding sequence GTGGCTAGGAGGGTTACTGGCGAGGCTGCGACGAGGCTATTCCGTAGTATAATGAGGGTTGTCTGGTGGTCTGAGGAGCTCGGGGTGCCCGTCTTCGATAAGGGCGGTTGTAGAGGCGTGTGTTGGAAGCTGCGGTTGACGCAGCCTGGCGATCTACGCCCGGCTTTTGAGCGCGATGTGGAGGTTACCCGCGAGGCTATCGAGTATAGCCTTGGGGGTGAGGCCGCGAAGAGGCTGTTGCCTGGAGGGTCTCTAGTCCTGCTTAACCGTGTGCAGGCTATTGATGCGGCGGATGAGGTTATCGTCGGCGGGCGTACTATCGGGACGCGTATGTTCGACTTGTATAGGCGACGCTGGGTATTCAAGCCCGATTACTTTGGCGCTGTGCTCCTCTACCGTGAGGGTCTCGGGCCGCGTGCACGGTCTCGGGTGCCGCTGAGGCCCGGCTCGGTCATAGAGCGTAGTGATCTCAGGGTGTACGAGGAGCCTCGTGAGCCTGGCCTCTTTCTCGTGCTTAGCGATGGCAGGAGGTTTGGGGTTGGTAAGCTCCTGGAGACTGGCGCTGTCCGCGTCCAGAAGGTGTTTGATGCTCCGCCGAGGCGTGCCTTGGAGTCGTGGGAGGCTAGCAGGGCGACGCTCGACGACATTATAGAGGCTAACGTGGAGCACCTGGAGGCGCTGGAGGAGGAGGCTGTAGGGTGGCTGAGGAGTGTTCTCGACCGCGGCGAGCCCATGGTGGCGCTGAGCGGCGGCAAGGATAGTACTGTGGCGGCGGCGATCGCCGTTGAGGCTGGAGTGTCTCGCGGCTACTTCTTCGACACTGGGATAGAGTTCCCGGAGACGGTCGAGACGGCGGAGAGGGTGGCTGATGCGCTCGGCCTAGAGCTTCTCGAGATCAGCGCGGGAGACACGTTCTGGAGGGCCCTCGAGATATACGGGCCGCCTGCTCGCGACTACCGCTGGTGCTGTAAGGTCGTCAAGTTCGGGCCCCTGGAGCGCGGTCTAAGGCCCCACGTGAGGGGAAGCCTCCTCACGATCACCGGGCAGAGGGCCTTCGAGTCTACAGCTAGGGCCCAGGCTGGCCGCCTAGCGCCTAGCGCCACCACCGGGCGGCACGGCGACCTCGTAGCCGCACCGATACAACACTGGACCAGCCTCGAGGTACACATGTACATCCAGTGGAAGAGACTACCCCTCAACCCGTTATACACCATGGGCTACGAGAGGGTCGGCTGCTACCTGTGCCCGGCCTCGCGCCTCGCCGAGATAGAGGCGGTTCGCGATACGCACGCGAGGCTCTGGAGGAGGTGGGAGTCTGCACTCCACCGGTTCGCCAAGAGGGCCAGCCTACCCCGAGAGTGGGTGGAGTACGGCTTCTGGAGGTGGAGGTTCGCATACCCCGCCGAGATAGAGGCGCTCGCAAAGCGCCTCGGGCTTAACCCCAGGGAGCTGCTGCGCAGGAGCATGCTACTCTACGCCACCCTCAGCATAGAGCCTACACCAGACGGCCGCGTGGCTCGCGTCCTACACCCCCGCACGAGGCTCGACCGCATCGACCTGGATGCGTACGAGAGGCTGCTTAGCGCCACGAGGCTCAGGGACAGGGCGAGTAGGGAAGGAGACCACGTCAGGATAACCGACGAGGAGCTGGGAGTAGAGGCCAGGGTGTATAGCGACGCGCGCGTCGAGATAATCGGCGAGCCGCGCGACGCCAACAAGTTCGGTGCCTTCGCGCGGCGTGTACTAGCACCACTCTACATGATAGGCGCGTGCGGAGGATGCGCAGTCTGCGTCTCATCGTGCCCAACGGGCGCCATGATAGCGCCGCACACCGTCGACACTAACAAGTGCAGATCCTGCAGCATATGCGTCAACGTGTGCCCAGCCGGCGGGAAACTAGCAACACACGCAGTGAGACTCCTAGAGGAGAGCGTAACGAGCCAAAAGAGGCCGAAAACCAGCACGGGCAGGAAGACGACACGCAAGCCGAACAAACACCGAGGAAGATGA
- a CDS encoding PaREP1 family protein: MCKPIAAGCLLHIVGVSVASGVDATRLEEPLPKPSRDPLGYASARTLEAILEALLALEYIREGYTRNAAGKAFQAWRALTAALLVLEKSRITSLLESSAEKRWLTERAVPRVPTSRLKRLAMLLEEVGYRYYSPLTDKALDLYDYQYHGPDPDLELSKYRSREEAVSDIIYLLERLVEIISDRLKPVLVEKRVWSSMHEEALETLRERLKGV, translated from the coding sequence TTGTGCAAGCCTATAGCTGCTGGTTGTCTATTGCACATTGTTGGTGTAAGTGTGGCTAGCGGCGTGGATGCCACTAGGCTTGAGGAGCCGCTGCCTAAGCCTAGTCGCGATCCTCTGGGTTATGCCTCGGCTCGCACTCTCGAGGCTATTCTCGAGGCTCTCCTGGCTCTCGAGTATATCCGTGAAGGGTATACGAGGAACGCTGCTGGAAAGGCTTTCCAAGCTTGGAGGGCCTTGACGGCCGCGTTGCTAGTCCTTGAGAAGAGCCGCATCACCAGCTTGTTGGAGAGCAGCGCTGAGAAGAGGTGGTTGACCGAGAGGGCTGTGCCGAGGGTACCGACGAGCAGGCTAAAGAGGCTGGCAATGCTCCTTGAGGAGGTGGGATACAGGTACTATAGCCCCTTGACGGACAAAGCTCTAGACCTCTACGATTACCAGTACCACGGTCCCGACCCCGACCTAGAGCTCTCGAAGTACCGTAGCCGTGAAGAGGCAGTAAGCGACATCATCTACCTGCTCGAGAGGCTAGTCGAGATCATCAGTGACAGATTGAAGCCGGTGCTAGTCGAGAAGAGAGTCTGGAGTAGCATGCATGAGGAGGCGCTAGAGACGCTGAGGGAGAGGCTGAAAGGCGTGTAA
- a CDS encoding bacteriohemerythrin, with translation MAGRSSLMEALKPAIRNVEFTLIRRLDDLANICADSTCLVVVELGDKVAELIVSRGEVVAARMLDGNVTYGEDVVKQVAARVPVEARVAKLRSKFYDWNDNEFTVYIRGIDLQHKQLVRVLNNLYQALVEGRAAHAYEALHFMREYAGFHFSTEERLFDRYGYPRADEHRMQHAWFIKKVDDLNNVLKEAGPHASIEMMAFLAEWVKNHILGADRDYGKWLVETGKLPASTVRKLT, from the coding sequence ATGGCAGGCCGTAGCAGCCTAATGGAGGCGCTTAAACCGGCGATACGGAATGTAGAGTTTACGCTGATAAGGAGGTTGGATGATCTGGCGAACATATGTGCAGACTCTACATGCCTTGTTGTGGTAGAGCTTGGCGACAAGGTTGCGGAGCTAATCGTCTCTAGGGGTGAGGTGGTGGCGGCCAGGATGCTCGACGGTAATGTGACCTATGGCGAGGATGTTGTGAAGCAGGTGGCGGCGAGGGTGCCCGTCGAGGCCAGGGTAGCCAAGCTACGCAGCAAGTTCTACGACTGGAACGACAATGAGTTCACTGTCTACATCCGTGGCATTGACCTGCAGCACAAGCAGCTCGTAAGGGTCCTCAACAACCTCTACCAGGCTCTGGTGGAGGGTAGGGCTGCACACGCCTACGAGGCTCTCCACTTCATGCGCGAGTACGCGGGCTTCCACTTCTCGACGGAAGAGAGGCTGTTCGACAGGTACGGGTACCCCAGGGCAGATGAGCACCGCATGCAGCACGCATGGTTCATAAAGAAGGTGGACGACCTGAACAATGTGTTGAAGGAGGCGGGTCCCCACGCCAGCATAGAGATGATGGCGTTCCTAGCAGAGTGGGTGAAGAACCACATCCTGGGCGCAGACCGAGACTACGGCAAGTGGCTAGTGGAGACAGGCAAGCTACCGGCAAGCACCGTCCGGAAACTAACTTAG